From Rhodopseudomonas palustris, a single genomic window includes:
- a CDS encoding NAD(P)/FAD-dependent oxidoreductase yields MEEVDCVVVGAGVVGLAIARKLAQQGREVIVVEAAESIGTGTSSRNSEVIHAGIYYRAGSLMARLCVAGRHALYDYCADHGVAYRRCGKLIVATNAAEADKLESIRAHAAANGVDDMRVLDGTEAKAIEPTLACVAALLSPSTGIVDSHGYMLSLRGDAEAAGAAFAFHAPLLSARREGGSLVLEIGGETPMTLGCRLLINAAGLGAPAVARTIATMPPELVPTAYLAKGNYFTCSARAPFTHLIYPVPEPGGLGVHLTLDLGGQAKFGPDVEWIDEVDYVVDPARAARFYPAIRKYWPDLPDGALSPGYSGIRPKIVPPAVAVQDFVVQSPAEHGVAGLINLFGIESPGLTASLAIADHVADLTG; encoded by the coding sequence ATGGAAGAAGTTGACTGCGTCGTGGTCGGCGCGGGCGTGGTCGGTCTGGCGATCGCGCGGAAGCTGGCGCAGCAGGGCCGCGAAGTGATCGTGGTCGAGGCCGCGGAATCGATCGGCACCGGCACCTCGTCCCGCAACAGCGAAGTGATCCATGCCGGGATTTACTATCGGGCGGGCAGCCTGATGGCGCGGCTCTGCGTCGCCGGCCGGCACGCCCTGTACGATTACTGCGCCGACCACGGCGTCGCCTACCGGCGTTGCGGCAAGCTGATCGTCGCCACCAACGCGGCGGAAGCCGACAAATTGGAGTCGATCCGCGCCCACGCCGCCGCCAACGGCGTCGACGACATGCGCGTGCTCGACGGCACCGAAGCGAAGGCGATCGAGCCGACGCTCGCCTGTGTCGCGGCGCTGCTGTCGCCGTCGACCGGGATCGTCGACAGTCACGGTTACATGCTGTCGCTGCGTGGCGACGCCGAAGCGGCCGGCGCGGCGTTCGCGTTTCACGCGCCGCTGCTGTCGGCGCGCCGCGAAGGTGGATCTCTGGTGCTCGAGATCGGCGGCGAGACGCCGATGACCCTCGGCTGCCGACTGCTGATCAATGCGGCCGGCCTCGGTGCCCCCGCGGTGGCGCGCACGATCGCCACGATGCCGCCGGAACTGGTGCCGACGGCGTATCTCGCGAAGGGCAACTACTTCACCTGCAGCGCGCGTGCGCCGTTTACGCACCTGATCTATCCAGTGCCGGAGCCGGGCGGGCTCGGCGTGCATCTGACGCTGGATCTGGGCGGTCAGGCCAAGTTCGGGCCCGATGTCGAATGGATCGACGAGGTCGACTACGTGGTCGACCCCGCGCGCGCGGCCCGGTTCTATCCGGCGATCCGCAAATACTGGCCGGATCTGCCGGACGGCGCGTTGTCGCCGGGCTACTCCGGCATCCGGCCGAAGATCGTGCCGCCGGCGGTCGCCGTGCAGGACTTCGTGGTGCAAAGCCCGGCCGAGCACGGGGTAGCCGGGCTGATCAACCTGTTCGGGATCGAATCGCCCGGCCTCACCGCCTCTTTGGCGATTGCCGACCATGTCGCCGATCTCACCGGCTGA
- a CDS encoding YdcH family protein produces the protein MAIQAHLVELERKHKVLENELHDALAHPSTDDTRIADLKRRKLMVRDQIVKLKQTTTSLH, from the coding sequence ATGGCAATTCAGGCACATCTCGTCGAACTGGAACGCAAGCACAAGGTTCTGGAGAACGAATTGCACGACGCTCTCGCCCATCCCTCCACGGACGATACGCGTATCGCCGATCTGAAACGCCGCAAGCTGATGGTTCGGGATCAAATCGTGAAGCTGAAGCAGACCACCACCAGCCTCCACTGA
- a CDS encoding YdcH family protein, whose product MTDEDEGDLGAELARLQQEHRDLDAAIDALHHSPAPDLLRLQRLKKRKLALRDRISFIEDQITPDIIA is encoded by the coding sequence ATGACCGACGAAGACGAGGGCGACCTCGGTGCCGAGCTGGCCAGACTGCAACAAGAGCATCGCGATCTCGACGCCGCGATCGATGCGCTGCATCATTCGCCGGCACCCGATCTGTTGCGGCTGCAGCGATTGAAAAAGCGAAAGCTGGCACTGCGCGATCGCATCTCCTTCATCGAAGATCAGATCACGCCCGACATCATCGCCTGA
- a CDS encoding diguanylate cyclase domain-containing protein, with protein MKKKPVRPAKPRRPADRPAAKPVAKKRKLPPAGPRQASALPRARVAEGRLPADPQAKIRRLKAQLAAALAEIDLLRASAETDFLLGIANRRGFERELGRALAYIKRYGASGALIMLDVDRLKPVNDSLGHAAGDVVLKAVTEALLSHVRASDLIGRLGGDEFALLLWNLGEADAHAKASVLEAAVDALAIRYGDRTIAVGISAGVAMLTPEMDSAAALEAADRAMYARKAERRAASGAPLRR; from the coding sequence ATGAAAAAGAAGCCCGTTCGCCCTGCAAAGCCCCGCCGCCCCGCCGATCGGCCGGCCGCCAAACCGGTTGCCAAGAAGCGCAAGCTGCCGCCGGCCGGGCCGCGTCAGGCTTCAGCCTTGCCCCGGGCCCGGGTCGCGGAGGGGAGGCTCCCGGCCGATCCGCAGGCCAAGATCCGGCGCCTGAAGGCCCAGCTCGCCGCTGCGTTGGCGGAAATCGACCTGCTGCGCGCCTCGGCCGAAACCGACTTCCTGCTCGGCATCGCCAACCGCCGCGGCTTCGAGCGGGAGCTCGGCCGGGCGCTCGCCTATATCAAGCGCTATGGCGCCAGCGGCGCGCTGATCATGCTCGATGTCGACCGCCTCAAGCCGGTGAACGATTCGCTCGGCCATGCCGCCGGCGACGTGGTGCTGAAGGCGGTGACCGAGGCGCTGCTGAGCCACGTTCGCGCATCCGACCTGATCGGCCGGCTCGGCGGCGACGAGTTCGCCTTGCTGTTGTGGAATCTCGGCGAGGCGGACGCGCATGCGAAGGCGTCTGTGCTGGAGGCCGCGGTCGATGCGCTGGCGATCCGCTACGGCGACCGGACGATCGCGGTCGGGATTTCCGCAGGGGTGGCGATGCTGACGCCGGAGATGGACAGCGCCGCTGCGCTCGAGGCTGCCGACCGTGCGATGTATGCGCGCAAGGCTGAACGCCGGGCCGCCTCCGGCGCGCCGCTCAGGCGATGA
- the purE gene encoding 5-(carboxyamino)imidazole ribonucleotide mutase — protein MTAPVAIIMGSQSDWETMRHAADTLTALDIAHDAQIVSAHRTPDRLYAFAKGAKASGYRIVIAGAGGAAHLPGMTAALTELPVFGVPVESKTMSGLDSLYSIVQMPAGIPVGTLAIGRAGAVNAALLAASVLALTDAALATRLAAWRKAQTDSVAARPEGAA, from the coding sequence ATGACAGCTCCCGTCGCGATCATCATGGGCAGCCAGTCGGACTGGGAGACGATGCGGCACGCCGCCGACACCCTGACCGCGCTCGATATCGCCCATGACGCCCAGATCGTTTCCGCGCACCGCACACCCGATCGCCTTTACGCCTTTGCCAAAGGCGCCAAGGCATCCGGATACCGCATCGTCATCGCCGGCGCCGGCGGGGCCGCGCATCTGCCGGGGATGACCGCAGCGCTGACCGAACTGCCGGTGTTCGGCGTGCCGGTGGAGTCCAAGACGATGTCGGGACTGGATTCGCTGTACTCGATCGTGCAGATGCCGGCCGGCATCCCGGTCGGCACCTTGGCGATCGGCAGGGCCGGTGCCGTCAATGCAGCGCTGCTGGCGGCAAGCGTGCTGGCGCTGACCGATGCGGCGCTGGCGACGCGGCTGGCGGCCTGGCGCAAGGCGCAGACCGACTCGGTAGCCGCCCGTCCGGAGGGCGCAGCGTGA
- a CDS encoding 5-(carboxyamino)imidazole ribonucleotide synthase, giving the protein MSESHREPLKPGDTIGILGGGQLGRMLALAAARLGLKCQVFSPDPDSPAFDVVQNATCAEYADVEALEAFASEVDVITYEFENVPASAVLVLAARKPVLPSHTILETTQDRLAEKDFVTRLGIGTAAYADVTSPQTLRDAVARLGLPAVLKTRRFGYDGKGQMMLRPGDDPEAAWASLETRAAILEAFVPFEREISVIAARGADGQVVSYDVTENEHRDHILKVSKVPAAIADAVADEARQIAKTIADALGYVGVLGVEMFVVPAADGTKVLVNEIAPRVHNSGHWTLDGASVSQFEQHIRAIAGWPLAEPVRHGAVTMTNLIGDDVHDYGRWLTVPGATVHLYGKRHALPGRKMGHVTVVEPPKR; this is encoded by the coding sequence GTGAGCGAATCCCATCGCGAACCGCTGAAGCCCGGCGACACCATCGGCATCCTCGGCGGCGGTCAGCTCGGCCGGATGCTGGCGCTGGCCGCAGCGCGACTCGGGCTGAAATGCCAGGTGTTCTCGCCCGACCCGGATTCGCCGGCATTCGACGTGGTGCAGAACGCCACCTGCGCCGAATATGCCGATGTCGAGGCGCTGGAAGCGTTCGCCTCCGAGGTCGACGTCATCACCTATGAATTCGAGAACGTCCCGGCCTCCGCCGTGCTGGTGCTGGCGGCGCGCAAGCCGGTGCTGCCGAGCCACACCATCCTGGAGACCACCCAGGACCGGCTGGCAGAGAAAGACTTCGTCACCAGACTGGGAATCGGCACCGCCGCCTATGCCGACGTTACTTCGCCGCAGACGCTGCGCGACGCAGTGGCCCGGCTCGGCCTGCCTGCGGTGCTGAAGACGCGGCGGTTCGGTTACGACGGCAAGGGCCAGATGATGCTGCGCCCGGGCGACGATCCGGAAGCCGCCTGGGCCAGCCTCGAAACCCGCGCCGCGATTCTCGAAGCTTTTGTCCCGTTCGAGCGGGAGATCTCGGTGATCGCGGCACGCGGCGCGGACGGTCAGGTGGTGAGCTACGACGTCACCGAGAACGAGCACCGCGACCACATTCTGAAGGTTTCCAAGGTCCCGGCCGCAATCGCCGACGCCGTCGCCGACGAGGCCCGCCAGATCGCCAAGACGATCGCCGACGCCCTCGGTTATGTCGGCGTGCTCGGGGTCGAGATGTTCGTGGTGCCGGCCGCCGACGGCACGAAAGTGCTGGTCAACGAGATTGCCCCCCGGGTGCACAATTCCGGCCATTGGACGCTGGACGGCGCCTCGGTGTCGCAGTTCGAGCAGCATATCCGCGCGATCGCCGGCTGGCCGCTGGCCGAACCGGTGCGCCACGGTGCGGTGACCATGACCAACCTGATCGGCGACGACGTCCACGACTATGGTCGCTGGCTGACAGTTCCCGGTGCGACGGTGCATTTGTACGGCAAGCGTCACGCGCTCCCCGGTCGCAAGATGGGCCACGTCACTGTGGTCGAGCCTCCGAAACGCTGA
- the rpsU gene encoding 30S ribosomal protein S21 encodes MQVLVRDNNVDQALKALKKKMQREGIFREMKLRGHYEKPSEKKAREKAEAVRRARKLARKKLQREGLLPSKPKPAFGADRRPAAAAR; translated from the coding sequence GTGCAGGTTCTCGTTCGCGATAACAACGTCGATCAAGCCCTCAAGGCGCTGAAGAAGAAGATGCAGCGCGAGGGGATTTTCCGCGAGATGAAGCTGCGCGGACATTACGAGAAGCCGTCCGAGAAGAAGGCGCGCGAGAAGGCGGAAGCCGTACGCCGCGCCCGCAAGCTCGCCCGCAAGAAGCTGCAGCGCGAAGGCCTGCTGCCGAGCAAGCCGAAGCCGGCTTTCGGCGCGGATCGCCGTCCGGCTGCGGCGGCGCGCTAA
- a CDS encoding cupin domain-containing protein codes for MTVAAKSEIQIDNAEVRVTEWRLPPGSATGHHTHGMDYVVVPMADGEMTIVAPDGTRSIAQLKAGRSYARKAGVEHDVRNESAAEIVFLEIELKA; via the coding sequence ATGACGGTTGCGGCAAAATCCGAAATTCAGATCGATAACGCCGAAGTGCGGGTCACCGAGTGGCGGCTGCCGCCGGGGTCGGCGACTGGCCATCACACTCACGGCATGGACTACGTCGTGGTGCCGATGGCCGATGGCGAGATGACCATCGTGGCGCCGGATGGCACGCGGTCGATCGCTCAGCTCAAGGCCGGCCGGTCCTACGCTCGCAAGGCCGGTGTCGAGCACGACGTTCGCAACGAATCCGCCGCCGAAATCGTGTTTCTCGAGATCGAACTGAAAGCTTGA
- a CDS encoding VOC family protein, with amino-acid sequence MFSHVMIGTNNLEAAKDFYDKLLGTLGIAPAMVDRHRIFYRTKTGTFAVSKPINGEPATAANGGTIGFVAKSQEEADAWHATGVANGATSCEDPPGIRAMGDMKLYLAYLRDPDGNKLCVMHRM; translated from the coding sequence ATGTTTTCACACGTCATGATCGGCACCAACAATCTCGAAGCGGCGAAGGATTTCTACGACAAGCTGCTCGGCACGCTCGGCATCGCGCCGGCGATGGTCGACCGTCATCGCATCTTCTATCGCACCAAGACCGGCACTTTCGCAGTCAGCAAGCCGATCAACGGCGAGCCGGCGACCGCCGCCAACGGCGGCACGATCGGGTTCGTGGCGAAGTCCCAGGAAGAGGCCGACGCCTGGCACGCCACCGGCGTCGCCAATGGCGCCACGAGTTGCGAAGACCCGCCCGGCATCCGCGCGATGGGCGACATGAAGCTCTACCTCGCCTACCTGCGCGACCCGGACGGCAACAAGCTCTGCGTGATGCACCGGATGTGA
- a CDS encoding NAD(P)(+) transhydrogenase (Re/Si-specific) subunit beta, translated as MNANLSALLYLIAGVLFILSLRGLSSPATSRQGNLMGMTGMAIAIATTLAGHPPADFIGWILVIAGVAIGGGIGAVIAKRVPMTSMPELVAAFHSLVGMAAVLVAAGAFYAPGAFDIGTPGNIHGASLVEMSLGVAIGALTFTGSVIAFMKLSGRMSGAPILLPARHVVNIALGVLMVAAIVYLVATGDPIAFWVITGVALLLGILIIIPIGGADMPVVISMLNSYSGWAAAGIGFTLGNSALIITGALVGSSGAILSYIMCKGMNRSFISVILGGFGGETAAAGAGGGEQRPAKLGSADDAAFIMKNAQKVIIVPGYGMAVAQAQHALREMADSLKKEGVEVKYAIHPVAGRMPGHMNVLLAEANVPYDEVFELEDINSEFAQADVAFVIGANDVTNPAAEEDPTSPIYGMPVLQVWKAGTVMFIKRSLASGYAGIDNPLFYRDNTMMLLGDAKKMTENIVKAMAH; from the coding sequence ATGAACGCCAATCTTTCCGCACTTCTGTATCTGATCGCCGGCGTCCTGTTCATTCTGTCGCTGCGCGGTCTGTCGTCCCCGGCCACCAGCCGTCAGGGCAACCTGATGGGCATGACCGGTATGGCGATCGCCATCGCCACCACGCTCGCCGGCCACCCGCCGGCCGACTTTATCGGCTGGATTCTCGTGATCGCGGGCGTCGCGATCGGCGGCGGCATCGGCGCGGTGATCGCCAAGCGCGTGCCGATGACCTCGATGCCCGAACTGGTCGCCGCCTTCCACTCGCTGGTCGGTATGGCCGCGGTGCTGGTCGCCGCCGGCGCGTTCTATGCGCCGGGTGCGTTCGACATCGGCACGCCGGGCAACATTCACGGCGCCAGCCTCGTGGAAATGTCGCTCGGCGTCGCGATCGGTGCTCTGACCTTCACCGGTTCGGTGATCGCGTTCATGAAGCTGTCCGGCCGCATGAGCGGCGCGCCTATCCTGCTGCCGGCTCGGCACGTGGTGAACATCGCGCTCGGCGTGTTGATGGTCGCGGCGATCGTGTATCTGGTCGCAACCGGCGATCCGATCGCGTTCTGGGTGATCACCGGCGTCGCGCTGCTGCTCGGCATCCTGATCATCATCCCGATCGGCGGCGCCGACATGCCGGTGGTGATTTCGATGCTCAACTCCTACTCGGGGTGGGCCGCGGCCGGCATCGGCTTCACGCTCGGCAATTCGGCGCTGATCATCACCGGCGCGCTGGTCGGCTCCTCCGGTGCGATCCTGTCCTACATCATGTGCAAGGGCATGAACCGGTCGTTCATCTCGGTGATCCTCGGCGGCTTCGGCGGCGAGACCGCCGCGGCCGGCGCCGGCGGCGGCGAACAGCGCCCGGCCAAGCTCGGCTCGGCGGACGATGCGGCCTTCATCATGAAGAACGCGCAGAAGGTCATCATCGTGCCGGGTTACGGCATGGCGGTGGCGCAGGCCCAGCACGCGCTGCGTGAAATGGCCGACTCGCTGAAGAAGGAAGGCGTCGAGGTGAAGTACGCAATTCACCCGGTCGCCGGTCGTATGCCTGGTCATATGAACGTGCTGCTCGCCGAAGCCAACGTGCCGTACGACGAGGTGTTCGAGCTCGAGGACATCAACTCGGAGTTCGCGCAGGCCGACGTCGCGTTCGTGATCGGCGCCAACGACGTCACCAACCCGGCGGCCGAAGAGGATCCGACTTCGCCGATCTACGGCATGCCGGTGCTGCAGGTCTGGAAGGCCGGCACCGTGATGTTCATCAAGCGGTCGCTCGCTTCCGGTTACGCCGGCATCGACAACCCGCTGTTCTATCGCGACAACACCATGATGCTGCTCGGCGACGCCAAGAAGATGACCGAGAACATCGTCAAGGCGATGGCGCACTAA
- a CDS encoding proton-translocating transhydrogenase family protein, with protein sequence MEHMVQAVDPFVFRLSIFVLAVFVGYFVVWSVTPALHTPLMSVTNAISSVIVVGALLAVGVSLVGDDNGPLWARGFGFVALIFASINIFGGFLVTQRMLAMYKKKQK encoded by the coding sequence ATGGAGCATATGGTTCAAGCGGTCGATCCGTTCGTGTTTCGGCTGTCGATTTTCGTCCTCGCCGTGTTCGTCGGCTACTTCGTGGTGTGGTCGGTGACCCCCGCGCTGCACACGCCGCTGATGTCGGTGACCAACGCGATCTCGTCGGTGATCGTGGTCGGTGCGCTGCTCGCCGTCGGCGTGTCGCTGGTCGGCGACGACAACGGTCCGCTGTGGGCGCGCGGCTTCGGCTTCGTCGCGCTGATCTTCGCAAGTATCAACATCTTCGGCGGCTTCCTTGTCACCCAGCGCATGCTGGCGATGTACAAGAAGAAGCAGAAGTGA
- a CDS encoding Re/Si-specific NAD(P)(+) transhydrogenase subunit alpha, whose product MKIAVAKEQDPAEPRVAATPDTVKKLKALGAEVAVEPGAGLKSGLPDSDFTAAGATVSADALKDADVVFKVKRPEASELASYKRGALVLAIMDPYGNDAALKSMADAGIAAFAMELMPRITRAQVMDVLSSQANLAGYRAVIDGAETFGRAMPMMMTAAGTVPAAKVFIMGVGVAGLQAIATARRLGAIVTATDVRPATKEQVESLGAKFLAVEDEEFKNAQTAGGYAKEMSKEYQAKQAALTAEHIKKQDIVITTALIPGRPAPRLVTAEMVKSMKPGSVLVDLAVERGGNVEGAVPGQIVEIDGVKIVGYTNVAGRVAASASALYARNLLSFFETMVNKEKALAVNWDDELVKATALTRDGAVVHPNFQPKSA is encoded by the coding sequence ATGAAGATTGCTGTTGCCAAAGAACAAGATCCCGCCGAGCCGCGCGTCGCGGCGACGCCCGACACGGTCAAGAAGCTGAAAGCTCTCGGCGCCGAAGTCGCGGTCGAGCCGGGCGCGGGCCTCAAGTCCGGCCTGCCGGATTCCGATTTCACTGCCGCCGGGGCCACCGTATCCGCCGACGCTCTGAAGGACGCCGATGTCGTCTTCAAGGTGAAGCGTCCGGAGGCGTCCGAACTCGCCAGCTATAAGCGCGGTGCGCTGGTGCTGGCGATCATGGACCCGTACGGCAATGACGCTGCGCTGAAGAGCATGGCCGATGCCGGCATCGCCGCCTTCGCGATGGAACTGATGCCGCGCATCACCCGCGCGCAGGTCATGGACGTGCTGTCGAGTCAGGCCAACCTCGCCGGCTATCGCGCCGTGATCGACGGCGCCGAAACGTTCGGCCGGGCCATGCCGATGATGATGACCGCGGCCGGCACCGTGCCCGCCGCCAAGGTGTTCATCATGGGCGTCGGCGTCGCCGGTCTGCAGGCGATCGCCACCGCGCGTCGTCTCGGCGCCATCGTCACCGCGACCGACGTGCGCCCCGCCACCAAGGAGCAGGTCGAGAGCTTGGGCGCCAAGTTCCTCGCGGTCGAGGACGAGGAGTTCAAGAACGCCCAGACGGCCGGCGGCTACGCCAAGGAAATGTCGAAAGAGTATCAGGCCAAGCAGGCCGCTCTGACCGCCGAACACATCAAGAAGCAGGACATCGTCATCACCACCGCGCTGATTCCGGGCCGGCCCGCGCCGCGCCTCGTCACCGCCGAGATGGTGAAGTCGATGAAGCCCGGCTCGGTGCTGGTCGACCTCGCGGTCGAACGCGGCGGCAACGTCGAGGGCGCGGTCCCCGGGCAAATCGTCGAGATCGATGGCGTCAAGATCGTCGGCTACACCAACGTCGCCGGCCGCGTCGCGGCGTCGGCTTCGGCCCTTTATGCGCGCAATCTGCTGAGCTTCTTCGAGACCATGGTCAACAAGGAGAAGGCGCTGGCGGTGAATTGGGACGACGAACTGGTGAAGGCCACCGCGCTGACGCGCGACGGCGCCGTCGTTCATCCGAACTTCCAGCCCAAGTCGGCGTGA
- a CDS encoding aa3-type cytochrome c oxidase subunit IV, whose product MAEHHEFAYTTADGNDYAAHEQTYEGFIKLVKYGTAAVIVIVALMGIFLT is encoded by the coding sequence ATGGCAGAGCACCACGAGTTTGCCTACACGACTGCCGATGGCAACGACTACGCCGCGCATGAGCAGACCTATGAAGGGTTCATCAAGCTGGTGAAGTACGGCACCGCCGCCGTCATCGTGATCGTCGCCCTCATGGGCATTTTCCTGACTTGA
- a CDS encoding type II toxin-antitoxin system death-on-curing family toxin: MTEPFWLTRQMIVAIHDEQLSIHGGAAGLRDEGMLESALDRPRNKWTYEQAELPELAAAYAFGIARNHPFVDGNKRTSLLALYTFLGVNGIDFIVSEADAAAMILSLAAGEVSEASLTRWIRDNWPA; the protein is encoded by the coding sequence ATGACCGAGCCGTTCTGGCTCACGCGGCAAATGATCGTCGCCATACACGACGAGCAGCTTTCGATTCACGGTGGTGCCGCCGGGCTGCGCGACGAGGGCATGCTTGAATCAGCCCTGGATCGACCGCGTAACAAATGGACGTACGAGCAGGCTGAGCTGCCCGAACTCGCAGCCGCCTACGCCTTCGGCATTGCGCGAAACCATCCGTTCGTCGACGGCAACAAGCGAACCTCGCTGCTGGCGCTCTATACGTTCCTTGGCGTGAACGGCATCGACTTCATCGTCTCTGAGGCGGATGCGGCGGCGATGATTCTCTCCCTCGCCGCCGGCGAAGTCAGCGAGGCCAGCCTCACGCGCTGGATACGTGACAACTGGCCGGCCTGA
- a CDS encoding AbrB/MazE/SpoVT family DNA-binding domain-containing protein: MNDQTKIDVESGRVLATVEVKKIGNSSGLIFPKELMARLNLNVGDQLYATLTPDGGVRFTPSNPDFEKAMEVARRGMKRYHNALAELAK, encoded by the coding sequence ATGAACGACCAAACCAAGATCGATGTCGAATCCGGCCGAGTTCTCGCGACCGTCGAAGTGAAGAAGATCGGCAATTCGTCGGGGCTGATTTTTCCCAAAGAGCTGATGGCCCGACTGAATCTCAATGTCGGCGATCAGCTTTACGCGACCCTGACGCCGGATGGCGGCGTTCGATTTACGCCTTCGAATCCTGATTTCGAGAAAGCGATGGAAGTCGCCCGGCGCGGCATGAAGCGCTATCACAACGCTCTGGCTGAGCTTGCCAAATGA